A section of the Paenibacillus yonginensis genome encodes:
- a CDS encoding twin-arginine translocase TatA/TatE family subunit, translating into MLENLLRPSHLLLLAIAALLLFGPSKLPELGRGFGTMLREFRRSIRGDAAGNKQPETGAVIEDTVQEKK; encoded by the coding sequence GTGCTTGAAAATCTGCTTCGCCCATCCCACCTGCTTCTGCTGGCTATAGCGGCCCTGCTGCTGTTCGGGCCAAGTAAACTTCCTGAGCTTGGACGCGGCTTTGGCACGATGCTCCGGGAATTCAGACGGAGTATCCGCGGGGATGCAGCAGGAAATAAGCAGCCGGAAACAGGTGCGGTTATTGAGGATACGGTGCAAGAGAAGAAATGA
- a CDS encoding DivIVA domain-containing protein, whose amino-acid sequence MSDNYNRKLEDQQSLFKQLGIKLDALTIHEKDFDAKMRGYDKEQVDSFLDDIIVDYERFYDIITDLLDKYKEIQRRQSNWEEERRAFAAQRTRLENTNTVDRRVVEDGIRSLERALEHLKLNVKNDF is encoded by the coding sequence ATGTCGGACAATTACAACCGCAAGCTGGAGGATCAGCAAAGTTTATTTAAGCAGCTTGGCATCAAGCTGGATGCGCTCACTATACATGAGAAGGATTTTGACGCTAAAATGCGGGGGTATGACAAGGAGCAGGTAGACAGCTTTCTCGATGATATTATCGTTGATTATGAGCGGTTTTACGACATCATTACTGATTTGCTCGACAAATATAAAGAAATTCAGCGCCGCCAGTCGAATTGGGAAGAGGAGCGGCGGGCATTTGCCGCGCAAAGAACCCGATTGGAGAATACCAATACGGTGGACCGCAGAGTTGTCGAGGACGGGATTCGGAGCCTGGAGCGGGCTCTCGAGCATTTGAAGCTGAATGTCAAAAACGACTTTTAA
- a CDS encoding Dps family protein, which produces MVSTLHSTTNPAVEQELNRQVANWTLLYTKLHNFHWYVKGNHFFTLHAKFEELYDAAAGYLDEIAERLLAIGGKPVATMKEMLETATLKEAAGSETADQMVAAVIGDFETLTSELKQAMEKAEEAGDQATSDLLLGIRRELDKQIWMLNAYLGK; this is translated from the coding sequence ATCGTGAGTACATTACATTCGACTACCAACCCGGCTGTTGAACAAGAGCTGAACCGTCAAGTTGCCAACTGGACCCTGCTGTATACCAAGCTTCATAACTTCCATTGGTATGTGAAAGGCAACCATTTCTTCACCCTGCATGCCAAATTTGAAGAATTGTACGACGCGGCTGCCGGTTATTTGGACGAGATCGCTGAGCGTCTGCTCGCTATTGGCGGCAAACCGGTCGCAACGATGAAGGAAATGCTGGAGACGGCCACGCTCAAAGAAGCGGCGGGTTCGGAAACCGCTGATCAGATGGTCGCTGCAGTAATTGGCGATTTCGAGACGCTGACGTCTGAATTGAAACAAGCCATGGAGAAAGCCGAAGAAGCCGGGGATCAAGCTACCTCCGACCTGTTGCTCGGCATCCGCAGAGAACTGGATAAGCAAATCTGGATGCTGAACGCTTATTTGGGGAAATAA